A window of Oncorhynchus tshawytscha isolate Ot180627B linkage group LG10, Otsh_v2.0, whole genome shotgun sequence contains these coding sequences:
- the LOC121847559 gene encoding galactose-specific lectin nattectin-like codes for MTLRLGGNLASVHSLPQYRFLQSVIRKSTRKVQRTWIGANDAIKEGLWLWSDGSRFNYQNWGPGQPSNYNHGVIKDNTNGREHCMEMNYGASRCQNDAPCWFTFPFLCSRKL; via the exons ATGAC tttgcgcttgggaggaaacctggcatcagtGCACAGCCTTCCCCAGTATCGTTTCCTTCAGTCTGTCATCAGGAAGAGTACCAGGAAAGTTCAGCGCACCTGGATAGGAGCCAACGATGCCATCAAG GAGGGTCTCTGGCTGTGGAGCGACGGGTCCAGGTTTAACTACCAGAACTGGGGCCCGGGTCAACCCTCTAACTATAACCATGGTGTTATTAAGGACAACACGAACGGTCGGGAGCATTGCATGGAGATGAACTATGGAG CTTCTCGCTGCCAGAACGATGCCCCTTGCTGGTTTACATTTCCCTTCCTGTGTTCCAGAAAGTTGTGA